The following coding sequences are from one Panicum hallii strain FIL2 chromosome 5, PHallii_v3.1, whole genome shotgun sequence window:
- the LOC112892665 gene encoding uncharacterized protein K02A2.6-like: protein MAVDKFTKWPEVTPIIKADKNFALKFIKDLVAHFWVPNRIITDNGTQFKSYLFGDYCEDMGINLCFASMTHPRNNGQAERANAEILKGLKTRPYNKLKKHGTDWTDELSAVVWANRTTPSRATGKTPFFLVYGAEAMLPPKVTLGIPRVRAYNEEDQDQLRRHDVLYLEEVRCRVAVRAACY from the coding sequence ATGGCGGTCGACAAGTTCACGAAGTGGCCGGAGGTTACCCCGATCATCAAGGCTGACAAGAACTTTGCGCTCAAGTTCATCAAGGACCTGGTGGCCCATTTCTGGGTTCCAAATCGgatcatcaccgacaatggaaCCCAGTTCAAGAGCTACCTCTTTGGGGATTATTGTGAGGACATGGGCATCAACCTATGCTTTGCTTCCATGACACACCCACGCAACAATGGGCAAGCCGAGAGAGCCAATGCAGAAATCCTCAAAGGGCTAAAAACCAGGCCCTACAACAAGCTCAAGAAGCATGGCACAGACTGGACAGACGAGCTTTCGGCGGTGGTTTGGGCGAACCGGACCACACCGAGCCGTGCAACAGGCAAGACACCATTCTTTCTCGTCTATGGAGCCGAAGCCATGCTCCCGCCCAAAGTAACATTGGGGATCCCGCGGGTACGAGCCTACAATGAGGAAGATCAAGATCAGCTGCGGCGGCATGATGTCCTCTACCTTGAGGAAGTACGGTGCAGAGTGGCGGTTAGGGCAGCTTGCTACTAG